The genomic stretch ATATGCTCATTTTCGAGAAAATCGGAAGTGAACTGGCCCACCATTTCCAAAGAATTCTACGGGATAGTTTTTGAGTTTGGACCGTTTCATTCTTCATCTTTTATTTTATAGCCAAGCGACTTGACGGTGACCACGGCATCAGCCAGAAGGGGAATTTTTTCCCGGATTCTCCCGATATGGACGTCAACGGTACGGGTGGTGCCAAAATAGTCGTATCCCCAGACATGATTTAAGAGGGCATCCCGGGTCTGAACTCTTCCCCGATTTTTTAACAAGATTTCCAGGAGACCAAACTCTTTAGATGTGAGAGAAACCTCTTTATCATTGAGTCGTACCTCATGCCGAACTGGATCGAGAGTGAGTGGGCCATATCTCAGAACCGCGGGAGTTTCAGCTGGCGAGGATCGCCGGAGAAGAGACTTCACGCGAGCCACCAGTTCTCTCGGGGAAAAGGGTTTCGTCAGATAATCATCTGCCCCAAGCTCCAGACCCAGAACCTTGTCGAATTCCTCCCCTTTGGCAGTCAGCATGAGAATCGGTACTGAAGCGGTTTCAGTTTTACCCCGAAGCTTTTTGCAGATTTCAAGGCCATCCATCCCCGGAAGCATTAAATCCAGTATGAGTAGATCGGGCCGGCTCCGCTGAATCTCAGTCAACCCTTTTGCCCCATCCGAGATATGGGTCACCCGATAGCCCTCTTTTTCGAGATAAAGTTTGATTAAACTGGCAATGTCGGGTTCATCTTCTATGGTGAGAATATGGAGAGGCATGCTGGCATTATCTATGAATCCTCAGACTCTGTAAAGAGGGGAGGAAATAAATGACTTGACAATCAAATTAATAAAGTATACTATTCAGATCAAAATAGTAGA from Nitrospirota bacterium encodes the following:
- a CDS encoding response regulator transcription factor, whose protein sequence is MPLHILTIEDEPDIASLIKLYLEKEGYRVTHISDGAKGLTEIQRSRPDLLILDLMLPGMDGLEICKKLRGKTETASVPILMLTAKGEEFDKVLGLELGADDYLTKPFSPRELVARVKSLLRRSSPAETPAVLRYGPLTLDPVRHEVRLNDKEVSLTSKEFGLLEILLKNRGRVQTRDALLNHVWGYDYFGTTRTVDVHIGRIREKIPLLADAVVTVKSLGYKIKDEE